Proteins from one Comamonas flocculans genomic window:
- a CDS encoding IscS subfamily cysteine desulfurase, with product MADSLPIYLDYGATTPCDTRVVDAMLPWLRTHFGNPASSSHAWGWEAQEAVQRAREQVAELIGADAREIVWTSGATESINLALKGVAESYQHKGRHFITLKTEHKAVLDTMHELQQRGCEVTCLDVQPDGLLDLQRLADALREDTVLVSVLFVNNEIGVVQDIAAIGALCRERGVLLHVDAAQATGRVDIDLASLPVDLMSMTAHKTYGPKGVGALYVRRKPRVRLNAQIHGGGHERGLRSGTLPTHQIVGMGEAFRIAGREMHEDNEHAQAFQQRLLAGLLPLGEILVNGSLQRRVPQNLNLSVPCVEGEALMSAIRGVALSSGSACTSASAEPSHVLRALGRSDELAHSSLRITTGRFTTEREIDQAVQAIREAVSRLREISPLWEMHQQGVDIEALQWAPAP from the coding sequence ATGGCTGATTCTCTCCCCATCTATCTCGATTACGGCGCGACCACCCCGTGCGACACACGGGTGGTCGACGCCATGCTTCCCTGGCTGCGCACGCACTTTGGCAATCCGGCGTCCAGTTCCCACGCCTGGGGCTGGGAGGCGCAGGAAGCGGTGCAGCGCGCGCGCGAACAGGTGGCCGAGCTGATCGGCGCCGATGCACGCGAGATCGTCTGGACCAGTGGCGCGACCGAGTCGATCAACCTGGCGCTCAAGGGCGTGGCCGAGAGCTACCAGCACAAGGGCAGGCATTTCATCACGCTCAAGACCGAGCACAAGGCGGTGCTCGACACCATGCACGAGCTGCAGCAGCGCGGCTGCGAAGTCACCTGCCTGGACGTGCAGCCCGACGGCTTGCTCGACCTGCAGCGTCTTGCCGATGCGCTGCGCGAGGACACCGTGCTGGTCAGCGTGCTCTTCGTGAACAATGAAATCGGCGTGGTGCAGGACATTGCCGCGATCGGCGCCTTGTGCCGCGAGCGGGGCGTGCTGCTGCACGTGGACGCGGCCCAGGCCACGGGGCGGGTGGACATCGACCTCGCCAGCCTGCCGGTGGACTTGATGAGCATGACGGCGCACAAAACCTATGGTCCCAAGGGCGTGGGCGCGCTCTATGTGCGGCGCAAGCCCAGGGTGCGGCTGAATGCACAGATCCACGGTGGCGGGCATGAGCGCGGGCTGCGCTCGGGCACGCTGCCCACGCACCAGATTGTCGGCATGGGCGAGGCCTTTCGCATCGCGGGGCGCGAGATGCATGAGGACAACGAGCACGCGCAGGCATTCCAGCAGCGGCTGCTGGCGGGGCTGTTGCCGCTGGGTGAGATACTGGTCAATGGCAGCCTGCAGCGGCGCGTGCCGCAGAACCTGAACCTGAGCGTGCCTTGTGTCGAAGGCGAGGCCTTGATGAGCGCCATCCGCGGCGTGGCGCTGTCCTCGGGTTCGGCCTGCACCTCGGCCAGCGCCGAACCCAGCCATGTGCTGCGTGCGCTGGGGCGCAGCGACGAGCTTGCCCACAGCAGCCTGCGCATCACCACCGGACGCTTTACCACCGAGCGCGAGATCGATCAGGCCGTGCAGGCGATACGCGAAGCGGTGTCGCGCCTGCGGGAAATCAGCCCCTTGTGGGAGATGCACCAGCAGGGCGTGGATATCGAGGCACTGCAATGGGCGCCGGCGCCCTGA
- the iscR gene encoding Fe-S cluster assembly transcriptional regulator IscR produces MRLTTKGRFAVTAMIDLALRQNSGPVTLAAISQRQQISLSYLEQLFGKLRRHELVESTRGPGGGYTLARKAGSITVADIIVSVDEPIDATQCGGSENCMGGGKCMTHDLWTALNQRVVEFLDSVTLQKLVDEQLARGIRIEDRPATRRAISTVPVVKPIRVNAPNSVFALGSAAFAK; encoded by the coding sequence ATGCGCCTCACTACCAAGGGCCGTTTTGCCGTCACCGCCATGATCGATCTGGCCTTGCGCCAGAACAGTGGTCCGGTGACGCTGGCAGCGATCAGCCAGCGTCAGCAGATCTCGCTGTCCTATCTGGAACAGCTCTTTGGCAAGCTGCGCCGCCACGAACTGGTCGAATCCACACGCGGCCCTGGCGGCGGCTATACGCTGGCGCGCAAGGCGGGCTCCATTACCGTGGCCGACATCATCGTCTCGGTGGACGAACCTATCGACGCGACGCAGTGCGGTGGCAGCGAGAACTGCATGGGCGGCGGCAAATGCATGACGCACGACCTGTGGACCGCGCTGAATCAGCGCGTGGTCGAGTTCCTCGACTCGGTCACGCTGCAAAAGCTCGTCGACGAGCAACTGGCGCGCGGCATCCGCATCGAAGACCGCCCCGCCACGCGGCGGGCGATTTCCACCGTGCCGGTGGTCAAGCCCATCCGCGTCAACGCGCCCAATTCGGTGTTTGCACTGGGCAGCGCGGCGTTTGCCAAATAG
- the uvrB gene encoding excinuclease ABC subunit UvrB — translation MQDLVAPAPVAQGEFVQFPDSPFQLFQPYPPAGDQPEAIDKLVEGVRDGEAFQTLLGVTGSGKTFTMANVIARLGRPAMVFAPNKTLAAQLYSEFREFFPKNAVEYFVSYYDYYQPEAYVPQRDLFIEKDSAINEHIEQMRLSATKSLLERRDVVIVGTVSAIYGIGNPESYHRMVMTVRQGDPMGQRDVIAQLVRMQYQRSDMDFARGQFRVRGDTIDVFPAEHSELAIRIELFDDEVESLQLFDPLTGQVAQRIPRFTVYPRSHYVTPRDVVLSAVETIKQELVERVKFFVDQGKLVEAQRLEQRTRFDIEMLSEVGHCKGIENYTRHLSGAAPGEPPSTLTDYLPRDTVMFLDESHQMIGQLNAMYNGDRSRKTTLVEYGFRLPSALDNRPLKFEEFERRMRQVIFVSATPADYEKEHSGQIVDQVVRPTGLVDPEIEVRPATTQVDDVLQEIRLRVQAHERVLITTLTKRMAEQLTEYLAENGVAVRYLHSDVDTVERVEIIRDLRLGAFDVLVGINLLREGLDIPEVSLVAILDADKEGFLRAERSLIQTIGRAARNLHGKAILYADRITDSMKKAMDETERRRARQTAYNQARGIEPRAIVKQVRDLIDGVYSEKAGRDAQKAAQAQMQRARVEDMSQKDLAREIKRLEQAMYEHARNLEFEQAAQARDELALLRGALFGS, via the coding sequence ATGCAAGACCTTGTCGCCCCTGCACCCGTCGCCCAGGGCGAATTCGTGCAGTTTCCCGATTCGCCCTTCCAGCTCTTCCAGCCCTATCCGCCCGCCGGCGACCAGCCCGAGGCGATAGACAAGCTGGTGGAGGGCGTGCGCGACGGCGAGGCCTTCCAGACGCTGCTGGGCGTGACCGGCTCGGGCAAGACCTTCACCATGGCCAACGTGATCGCGCGCCTGGGGCGCCCGGCGATGGTGTTTGCGCCGAACAAGACGCTGGCGGCGCAGCTGTATTCCGAATTCCGCGAGTTCTTCCCGAAGAACGCGGTGGAGTATTTCGTCAGCTACTACGACTACTACCAGCCCGAGGCCTACGTGCCCCAGCGCGACCTGTTCATCGAAAAGGACAGCGCAATCAACGAGCACATCGAGCAGATGCGCCTGTCCGCCACCAAAAGCCTGCTGGAGCGCCGCGACGTGGTCATCGTCGGCACCGTCTCGGCCATCTACGGCATCGGCAACCCCGAGAGCTACCACCGCATGGTGATGACCGTGCGCCAAGGCGACCCCATGGGCCAGCGCGACGTGATTGCCCAACTGGTGCGCATGCAGTACCAGCGAAGCGACATGGACTTCGCGCGCGGGCAGTTCCGCGTGCGCGGCGACACCATCGACGTCTTTCCGGCCGAGCACTCCGAGCTGGCGATCCGCATCGAACTGTTCGACGACGAGGTCGAGAGCCTGCAGCTTTTCGATCCGCTCACCGGCCAGGTGGCGCAGCGCATCCCGCGCTTTACCGTGTATCCGCGCAGCCACTACGTGACGCCGCGCGACGTGGTGCTGTCGGCGGTGGAAACCATCAAGCAGGAGCTTGTGGAGCGCGTGAAATTCTTTGTCGACCAGGGCAAGCTCGTGGAGGCGCAGCGCCTGGAGCAGCGCACGCGCTTCGACATCGAGATGCTCAGCGAAGTGGGGCACTGCAAGGGCATCGAGAACTACACCCGCCACCTCTCTGGCGCGGCACCGGGTGAGCCGCCGTCCACGCTCACCGACTACCTGCCGCGCGACACGGTGATGTTCCTCGACGAGAGCCACCAGATGATCGGGCAACTGAACGCCATGTACAACGGCGACCGCTCGCGCAAGACCACGCTGGTGGAATACGGCTTTCGCCTGCCGTCGGCGCTGGACAACCGGCCGCTCAAGTTCGAGGAATTCGAGCGGCGCATGCGCCAGGTGATCTTCGTCTCGGCCACGCCGGCGGATTACGAGAAAGAGCACTCGGGCCAGATCGTCGACCAGGTGGTGCGCCCCACGGGCCTGGTCGATCCCGAGATCGAGGTGCGTCCCGCAACCACCCAGGTGGACGACGTGCTGCAGGAAATCCGCCTGCGCGTGCAGGCGCACGAGCGGGTGCTGATCACCACTTTGACGAAGCGCATGGCCGAGCAGCTCACCGAATACCTGGCGGAAAACGGTGTGGCGGTGCGCTATCTGCACTCGGACGTCGATACCGTGGAGCGCGTGGAGATCATCCGCGACCTGCGCCTGGGGGCGTTTGACGTGCTCGTCGGCATCAACCTGCTGCGCGAGGGCCTGGATATTCCAGAGGTCTCGCTGGTGGCGATCCTGGACGCCGACAAGGAGGGCTTTCTGCGCGCCGAGCGCAGCCTGATCCAGACCATAGGGCGCGCGGCGCGCAACCTGCACGGCAAGGCAATTCTGTATGCCGACCGCATCACCGATTCGATGAAGAAGGCGATGGACGAGACCGAGCGCCGGCGCGCCAGGCAGACTGCCTACAACCAGGCCCGCGGCATCGAGCCGCGCGCCATCGTCAAGCAGGTGCGCGACCTGATCGATGGCGTCTACAGCGAAAAGGCCGGGCGCGATGCGCAAAAGGCGGCGCAAGCGCAGATGCAGCGCGCGCGCGTGGAAGACATGAGCCAGAAAGACCTGGCGCGCGAGATCAAGCGTCTGGAGCAGGCCATGTATGAGCACGCGCGCAATCTGGAGTTCGAGCAGGCGGCGCAGGCGCGCGACGAGCTGGCGCTACTGCGAGGCGCCTTGTTTGGCTCTTGA
- a CDS encoding aromatic amino acid transaminase, whose product MSLFSAVQMAPRDPIFGLNDQFTQDANPNKVNLGVGVYLTDEGKLPLLECVRLAEQAMLESPQARNYLPMDGIAAYDAAVKALVFGAQSDVVTSGRVATVQSLGGTGGLKIGADFLHQLNPGAKALVSNPTWANHNAIFKNAGFEVGSYTYYDAAGRKVDFDGMLADLRAAAPGTVVVLHACCHNPTGYDLTAAQWDRVVDLVREKQLVAFLDMAYQGFGQGIKEDATAIEKFTASGLSFFVSTSFSKSFSLYGERVGAVSVVTQDKSETERVLSQLKITVRTNYSNPPTHGASIVASVLQNTELRALWEKELGEMRIRIQSMRHALVAGLTAAGVTQDMSFITTQAGMFSYSGLSKDQMVRLRSEFGVYGTDSGRMCVAALNTHNVGYVAKAIAAVL is encoded by the coding sequence ATGTCTTTGTTTTCCGCCGTGCAAATGGCACCGCGCGACCCGATCTTCGGCCTCAACGACCAGTTCACCCAGGACGCCAACCCGAACAAGGTCAACCTGGGCGTCGGGGTCTACCTTACCGATGAAGGCAAGCTGCCCCTGCTCGAATGCGTGCGCCTGGCGGAACAGGCCATGCTGGAATCGCCCCAGGCGCGCAATTACCTGCCGATGGACGGGATTGCCGCCTACGACGCGGCGGTGAAAGCCCTGGTGTTCGGTGCGCAGTCCGATGTGGTGACCTCGGGGCGCGTGGCCACCGTGCAAAGCCTGGGCGGCACGGGCGGACTGAAGATAGGTGCGGACTTCCTGCACCAGCTCAACCCCGGCGCCAAGGCACTGGTCTCCAACCCCACCTGGGCCAACCACAACGCCATTTTCAAGAACGCGGGCTTCGAGGTGGGCAGCTACACCTATTACGACGCTGCCGGCCGCAAGGTGGACTTCGACGGCATGCTGGCCGACCTGCGCGCCGCCGCGCCCGGCACCGTGGTGGTGCTGCACGCCTGCTGCCACAACCCGACGGGCTACGACCTGACGGCCGCGCAGTGGGACCGGGTGGTGGACCTGGTGCGTGAAAAGCAGCTCGTCGCCTTCCTGGACATGGCCTACCAGGGCTTTGGCCAGGGCATCAAGGAAGACGCCACCGCCATCGAAAAATTCACCGCCTCGGGCCTGAGCTTCTTCGTCTCGACCTCGTTTTCCAAGAGCTTCAGCCTGTACGGCGAGCGCGTGGGCGCGGTCTCGGTCGTCACGCAGGACAAGAGCGAGACCGAGCGCGTGCTCTCGCAACTGAAGATCACCGTGCGCACCAACTATTCCAACCCGCCCACGCATGGCGCGAGCATCGTCGCCAGCGTGCTGCAAAACACCGAGCTGCGCGCACTGTGGGAAAAAGAGCTGGGCGAGATGCGCATCCGCATCCAGAGCATGCGCCACGCGCTGGTCGCGGGCCTGACGGCCGCGGGTGTGACGCAGGACATGTCCTTCATCACCACGCAGGCGGGGATGTTCAGCTATTCGGGCCTCTCCAAGGATCAGATGGTGCGCCTGAGAAGCGAATTCGGCGTCTATGGCACCGACAGCGGGCGCATGTGCGTGGCCGCGCTGAACACGCACAACGTCGGCTACGTGGCCAAGGCGATTGCGGCGGTGCTGTAA
- the mutS gene encoding DNA mismatch repair protein MutS — protein MEKADSPPHTPVMAQYLALKAEHPQTLLLYRMGDFYELFYADAEKAARLLDITLTQRGQSAGQPVVMAGVPFHALENYLSRLIKLGESVAIAEQVGDVAAAKGPVERKVVRVVTPGTITDSELLSDKAEALLLALHQGKRARCGLAWLSVTQGRVFLAECALDELAAWLTRIAPSELIYSAGVTQRFEQQLQQLQHQGALACPLSPRPDWQFDGPLGERSLCQHLGAASLAAWQAESLHEAHAAASALLHYAEHTQGRALTHLHSVQVQRDDALITLPASTVRNLELVQTLHGESSPTLLSLLDSCMTGMGSRLLRTWLLEPERERSAARQRLAATQALRGGAWQVLREQLKGVSDVERITARIALRQVRPRELLALAQTLQKTEPLALAGQAPEPYLTDIFAQLQPPATALALLQSAIASEPAALVRDGGVIASGFDAELDELRAIQSNCDGFLLDLEAREKERSGIPNLRVQFNKVHGFYIEVTTSHLDKVPGDYRRRQTLKNAERFITPELKAFEDKALSAQERALQREKWLYEQVLDRLQPEVPRLTRVAQALAQLDVLCCLAERSLTLNWCAPSFANEPCIDIEAGRHPVVEARLAEASSGAFIPNHTRMHARQRMQIITGPNMGGKSTYMRQVAIIVLLASMGSHVPASSCRLGPIDAIHTRIGAADDLANAQSTFMLEMVEAAQILHAATPESLVLMDEIGRGTSTFDGLALASSIASHLHDKSRAFTLFATHYFELTELPASARHAINLHVSAVENGQDIAFLHEIQPGPASRSYGIQVARLAGMPASVLHHARHALDALEARAQEAQRQVDLFAAPPAPAQATPSAAEAALAQINPDQLSPREALDALYQLKGLLRP, from the coding sequence ATGGAAAAAGCCGATTCCCCGCCGCATACGCCCGTCATGGCGCAGTACCTCGCGCTCAAGGCCGAGCACCCCCAGACGCTGCTGCTCTACCGCATGGGCGATTTCTACGAGTTGTTCTACGCCGACGCGGAAAAGGCCGCGCGGCTGCTGGACATCACGCTGACGCAGCGCGGGCAGTCGGCCGGCCAGCCGGTGGTGATGGCGGGCGTGCCGTTTCATGCGCTGGAAAACTACCTCTCGCGCCTCATCAAGCTGGGCGAATCGGTGGCGATCGCCGAGCAGGTGGGCGACGTGGCCGCGGCCAAGGGGCCGGTGGAGCGCAAGGTGGTGCGCGTGGTCACGCCCGGCACCATCACCGACAGCGAACTGCTCAGCGACAAGGCCGAGGCGCTGCTGCTGGCACTGCACCAGGGCAAGCGCGCGCGCTGCGGCCTGGCCTGGCTGTCGGTGACGCAGGGGCGGGTCTTCCTGGCCGAATGCGCGCTCGATGAACTCGCGGCCTGGCTCACGCGCATCGCGCCCAGCGAATTGATCTACAGCGCCGGCGTCACCCAGCGCTTTGAGCAGCAATTGCAGCAGCTGCAACACCAGGGCGCACTGGCCTGCCCGCTCAGCCCGCGCCCGGACTGGCAGTTTGACGGCCCCCTGGGCGAACGCAGCCTGTGCCAGCACCTGGGTGCCGCCAGCCTTGCCGCCTGGCAGGCGGAAAGCCTGCACGAGGCCCATGCCGCCGCCAGCGCCCTGCTGCACTATGCCGAGCACACCCAGGGGCGCGCGCTCACCCATTTGCACAGCGTGCAGGTGCAGCGCGACGACGCGCTGATCACGCTGCCCGCCAGCACGGTGCGCAATCTGGAGCTGGTGCAGACCCTGCACGGCGAAAGCAGCCCTACCCTGCTTTCACTGCTGGACAGCTGCATGACCGGCATGGGCAGCCGCCTGCTGCGCACCTGGCTGCTGGAGCCCGAGCGCGAGCGCAGCGCCGCACGCCAGCGCCTTGCCGCCACCCAGGCGCTGCGCGGCGGTGCCTGGCAGGTGCTGCGCGAACAGCTCAAGGGCGTGAGCGATGTAGAGCGCATCACGGCCCGCATCGCCTTGCGGCAGGTGCGTCCGCGTGAATTGCTGGCCTTGGCGCAAACACTACAAAAAACAGAGCCCTTGGCGCTTGCTGGACAAGCGCCAGAGCCCTATTTGACTGATATTTTTGCACAGCTGCAACCGCCTGCCACGGCACTTGCCTTGCTGCAATCGGCCATAGCGTCCGAGCCCGCCGCCCTGGTGCGCGACGGTGGCGTGATCGCCAGCGGCTTTGACGCCGAGCTGGACGAGCTGCGCGCCATCCAGAGCAATTGCGACGGTTTTCTGCTCGACCTGGAAGCGCGTGAGAAAGAGCGCAGCGGCATCCCCAACCTGCGCGTGCAGTTCAACAAGGTGCATGGCTTCTACATCGAAGTCACCACCAGCCATCTGGACAAGGTGCCGGGCGACTACCGCCGCCGCCAGACGCTGAAGAACGCCGAGCGCTTCATCACCCCCGAACTCAAAGCCTTCGAGGACAAGGCCTTGTCCGCCCAGGAGCGCGCACTGCAGCGCGAAAAATGGCTGTACGAACAAGTGCTTGACCGACTGCAGCCCGAGGTGCCGCGGCTCACCCGCGTCGCCCAGGCGCTGGCGCAACTCGACGTGCTCTGCTGCCTGGCCGAACGCTCGCTGACGCTGAACTGGTGCGCGCCCAGCTTTGCCAACGAACCCTGCATCGACATCGAGGCCGGCCGCCACCCGGTGGTGGAGGCGCGCCTGGCCGAGGCCTCCAGCGGGGCCTTCATCCCCAACCACACGCGCATGCATGCAAGGCAGCGCATGCAGATCATCACCGGGCCCAACATGGGCGGCAAATCCACCTATATGCGCCAGGTGGCCATCATCGTGCTGCTGGCCAGCATGGGCAGCCATGTGCCGGCCAGCAGCTGCCGCCTCGGGCCGATAGACGCCATCCACACCCGCATCGGCGCGGCCGACGACCTGGCCAATGCGCAGTCCACCTTCATGCTGGAGATGGTGGAAGCCGCGCAAATCCTGCATGCGGCCACGCCCGAGAGCCTGGTGTTGATGGACGAGATCGGCCGCGGCACCAGCACGTTTGACGGGCTGGCGCTGGCATCGAGCATCGCCAGCCACCTGCACGACAAGAGCCGTGCCTTCACGCTGTTTGCCACGCACTACTTCGAACTGACCGAACTGCCCGCCAGCGCGCGCCATGCCATCAACCTGCATGTGAGCGCGGTGGAAAACGGCCAGGACATCGCCTTTCTGCACGAGATCCAGCCCGGCCCGGCCAGCCGCAGCTACGGCATCCAGGTGGCCAGGCTGGCCGGCATGCCCGCCAGCGTGCTGCACCATGCGCGCCACGCACTGGACGCGCTGGAGGCGCGCGCGCAGGAGGCGCAAAGGCAGGTCGATCTGTTCGCCGCCCCACCCGCCCCGGCGCAAGCCACCCCGAGCGCCGCCGAGGCGGCGCTGGCGCAGATCAATCCCGACCAGCTCAGCCCGCGCGAGGCGCTGGATGCGCTGTACCAGCTCAAGGGCTTGCTCCGGCCTTAG
- the recR gene encoding recombination mediator RecR: MSDAGSLQALVQALRRLPGVGVKSAQRMAYHLLQHDRPGAQVLAQALQQACEHLGHCERCHTFSEQALCAICRDGERDATRLCVVETPADQAAMERTGAFSGLYFVLMGRLSPLDGVGPADIGMQQLLQRAADGVVQEVILATSFTAEGEATAHALSQALRRAGVRVTRLARGVPVGSELEYVDLGTIAHALADRR; this comes from the coding sequence GTGTCCGATGCTGGCAGCCTGCAGGCGCTGGTCCAGGCGCTGCGCCGCCTGCCCGGGGTGGGCGTGAAATCTGCCCAGCGCATGGCCTACCACCTGCTGCAGCACGACCGGCCGGGCGCGCAGGTGCTGGCGCAGGCGCTGCAGCAGGCCTGCGAGCACCTGGGCCACTGCGAGCGTTGCCATACCTTTTCCGAGCAGGCGCTGTGTGCCATCTGCCGCGACGGCGAGCGCGACGCCACCCGCCTGTGCGTGGTGGAAACCCCGGCCGATCAGGCCGCGATGGAGCGCACCGGCGCCTTCAGCGGCCTGTACTTCGTGCTCATGGGCAGGTTGTCGCCACTCGATGGCGTGGGGCCGGCCGACATCGGCATGCAGCAGCTGCTGCAACGCGCCGCCGACGGCGTGGTGCAGGAGGTGATTCTGGCCACCAGCTTCACCGCCGAAGGCGAGGCGACGGCGCATGCGCTCTCGCAGGCCTTGCGGCGCGCGGGCGTGCGCGTGACGCGGCTGGCGCGCGGCGTGCCCGTGGGCAGCGAACTCGAATATGTCGACCTGGGCACCATCGCCCACGCGCTGGCCGACCGGCGCTAA
- a CDS encoding YbaB/EbfC family nucleoid-associated protein, whose product MFNKGQLAGLMKQAQTMQDNLKKAQDELERIEVEGESGAGLVKVLMTCKHDVKRVTIDPSLLAEDKDMLEDLVAAAFNAAVRKAEETSQEKMGKITAGMPGLPGGMKFPF is encoded by the coding sequence ATGTTCAACAAAGGACAGCTTGCCGGCCTCATGAAGCAGGCCCAGACCATGCAGGACAACCTCAAGAAGGCGCAGGACGAGCTCGAGCGCATCGAGGTGGAGGGCGAATCGGGTGCGGGCCTCGTGAAGGTGCTGATGACCTGCAAGCACGACGTCAAGCGCGTCACCATCGACCCCAGCCTGCTGGCCGAGGACAAGGACATGCTTGAAGACCTCGTGGCCGCGGCCTTCAATGCGGCCGTGCGCAAGGCCGAGGAGACCTCGCAGGAGAAGATGGGCAAGATCACCGCCGGCATGCCGGGCCTGCCCGGCGGCATGAAGTTCCCGTTCTGA
- the dnaX gene encoding DNA polymerase III subunit gamma/tau — MSYLVLARKYRPRNFSQMVGQEHVVKALANALTQQRLHHAYLFTGTRGIGKTTVSRILAKSLNCVGADGQGGITATPCDVCPACTAIDAGRFADYVELDAASNRGVDEVQGLLEQAVYKPVQGRFKVFMIDEVHMLTNTAFNAMLKTLEEPPEYLKFVLATTDPQKVPVTVLSRCLQFNLRPMAPEVIGQHLAQVLAVESIAAEAQALRLIAHAARGSMRDALSLTDQAIAFGGGALQEEAVRQMLGSADRAHVFALVDALVQGDGQRVVQTTEALRVQGLSAAATLQDMVAVLQGVATAQVAPDAALLAGQSEPDATEMLRLAQAMPADEVQLLYSICLHGIEELGLAPDEYAALTMVLLRLLAFKPAAAGAEKKKLKPAEVVEACTPEAPSPSLQPPRTRASEPAAHAAPAPAPEHTSSPSPAPSSAPAPTRPAPPVRDAARAPEASHAPAPGDLRLPVRAPEDLMEKPAQTLVQPAQAATQTMSVPVRDLPQGDEPAAGAAGLAPTPEGDAWHALVQQLVAQQKIGALVRELALQSQLVARDGGHWHLRVENASLNQATTRERLRQALQEAGQASQISVEVGTVSDSPARRKAAAEVARQQRAEAIVHGDPQVQRLVREFGARIVPGSIRLA; from the coding sequence ATGTCCTATCTCGTGCTCGCCCGCAAATACCGCCCCCGCAATTTTTCGCAGATGGTGGGGCAGGAGCACGTGGTCAAGGCGCTGGCCAATGCGCTGACCCAGCAGCGCCTGCACCACGCCTACTTGTTCACGGGCACGCGCGGCATAGGCAAGACGACGGTCTCGCGCATCCTGGCCAAGTCGCTCAATTGCGTGGGGGCGGACGGGCAGGGCGGCATCACCGCCACGCCCTGCGACGTCTGCCCGGCCTGCACGGCCATCGACGCGGGGCGCTTTGCCGATTACGTGGAACTCGATGCCGCCTCCAACCGCGGCGTGGACGAAGTGCAGGGCCTGCTGGAGCAGGCGGTGTACAAGCCGGTGCAGGGGCGCTTCAAGGTCTTCATGATCGACGAAGTGCACATGCTGACGAACACCGCGTTCAACGCGATGCTCAAGACGCTGGAGGAGCCGCCCGAATACCTCAAGTTCGTGCTGGCCACGACCGACCCGCAGAAGGTACCGGTGACGGTGCTCTCGCGCTGCCTGCAGTTCAACCTGCGCCCGATGGCGCCCGAAGTGATCGGGCAGCACCTTGCCCAGGTGCTTGCCGTCGAATCGATTGCCGCCGAGGCTCAGGCCTTGCGCTTGATCGCGCATGCAGCGCGCGGCTCCATGCGCGATGCGCTCAGCCTCACGGACCAGGCCATCGCCTTTGGTGGCGGCGCCTTGCAGGAAGAGGCGGTGCGCCAGATGCTGGGCAGCGCCGACCGGGCCCACGTGTTTGCGTTGGTCGACGCGCTTGTGCAGGGCGATGGCCAGCGCGTGGTGCAGACCACCGAAGCCCTGCGTGTGCAGGGCTTGTCTGCCGCCGCCACCCTGCAGGACATGGTGGCGGTGCTCCAGGGCGTGGCGACCGCCCAGGTGGCGCCCGACGCGGCGCTGCTGGCAGGCCAGAGCGAGCCGGATGCGACGGAGATGCTGCGCCTGGCGCAGGCCATGCCGGCCGACGAGGTGCAGTTGCTCTACAGCATCTGCCTGCACGGCATCGAGGAGCTTGGCCTCGCGCCCGATGAATACGCGGCGCTGACCATGGTGCTGCTCAGGCTGCTGGCCTTCAAGCCGGCGGCCGCCGGCGCGGAAAAAAAAAAGCTGAAGCCGGCTGAGGTTGTCGAAGCTTGCACACCCGAGGCGCCGTCGCCTTCACTCCAGCCCCCACGGACCAGGGCGTCCGAGCCGGCCGCGCATGCGGCACCGGCGCCGGCGCCGGAGCACACATCCTCTCCTTCGCCGGCGCCATCCTCTGCGCCGGCACCCACCCGGCCCGCGCCGCCCGTGCGCGACGCCGCGAGGGCGCCAGAAGCATCGCACGCCCCGGCACCGGGCGATCTGCGCCTGCCGGTGCGCGCACCCGAGGATTTGATGGAAAAACCGGCACAAACCCTTGTGCAGCCTGCGCAAGCCGCTACCCAAACCATGAGCGTCCCGGTGCGCGATTTGCCGCAGGGCGACGAGCCTGCCGCGGGGGCTGCGGGGCTCGCTCCCACGCCCGAGGGCGATGCCTGGCATGCGCTGGTGCAGCAACTCGTGGCGCAGCAGAAGATAGGCGCGCTGGTGCGCGAGCTGGCGCTGCAGTCGCAGCTCGTGGCGCGCGATGGCGGCCATTGGCATCTGCGGGTGGAAAACGCCTCGCTGAACCAGGCGACGACGCGCGAGCGCTTGCGTCAGGCGCTGCAGGAGGCGGGACAGGCGAGCCAGATCAGCGTCGAAGTCGGCACCGTGAGCGACAGCCCGGCGCGGCGCAAGGCGGCGGCCGAGGTGGCGCGCCAGCAGCGCGCCGAGGCCATCGTGCACGGCGATCCGCAGGTGCAGCGGCTGGTGCGCGAGTTCGGGGCGAGAATCGTCCCTGGCAGCATCAGGCTGGCATGA